The genomic stretch GTGAtagtgttatataattttacaagctTACATTCAAAAGGTACAAGAAGTTATCGAGGAGGCAAGTAAAACTGAATTGGGCAAACGCGCTGGCCAGTTAGGCGAAGAAATTACGAAATCTGCCAAAGGTGCAGCAGAGACGATTTCTGAAAAAAGTCAAGCACTTGGTAAGACGGGTGCATTTCAAACGATATCGCACACTGCAGAGGCCGTACGAAATGAACTTGATCAACATGGAATTCTAGGTATATAAATTTGGCTGAATAGAGAATAGAGAACAggattaaatttcattattcctTGATACAGGCAAAGTTTACATGCCACCTAAAAAGCTACGAAAGAGGAACGAAGTGTCAATAGAACCTAGAGAAATTATGCCTGATCAGAAATCGACCGGTGTAGAGATACATAAAGACTTTATGTTTTCCAATGCCTGGCAAAAATTTAAGGtatttattgtacaatgtcttgtaaaagttttattgcaGTTTTATGCAATGTACAAAccgataatgtaataaattttaatttaaaaaatatttttaatttcatcaaatGTTCTTTTAAAGGATACTAATCCATACGTGAATAAGGTAATGGACTGGAAGATGAAATACGACGAATCAGATAATGCTGTATTACGTGCTTCCAAATTGCTTACGGATAAAGTTTCGGATGTTATAGGCGGCTTGTTTCAAAAGACCGAATTATCAGAGACCCTGACAGAGATCTGTAAATTGGATCccaattttagtaaaattcaATTCTTGAAGGACTGTGAAACCGATTTTATTCCGAATATTCTCGAAGCAATGATCAGAGGTGATCTCGAGATTCTGAAGGACTGGTGTCATGAAGGtccttataatattattgcacagccacataaagaaataaagaaactaGGACATTATTCGGATAGTAAAATTTTAGGTATGCATTTGTAAACTCATAactcattatttataagttatatcATATGAGAGCAGTAAAAAaggaatatcaattaattgcaGACATTGACAATGTGGAT from Cataglyphis hispanica isolate Lineage 1 chromosome 11, ULB_Chis1_1.0, whole genome shotgun sequence encodes the following:
- the LOC126853054 gene encoding mitochondrial import inner membrane translocase subunit TIM44, which codes for MFQNIASCRASLKGATRSVQSTRNLRNGSRECLSLCTLQSTSQEMLNMQMQWIRLYSNPARRPSFFSQFIENIKQEMQKNKEMKESLKKFREEAQKLEQSEALRTARQKFHAVESEANKGSEAIKEKLDTFKEKVQEVIEEASKTELGKRAGQLGEEITKSAKGAAETISEKSQALGKTGAFQTISHTAEAVRNELDQHGILGKVYMPPKKLRKRNEVSIEPREIMPDQKSTGVEIHKDFMFSNAWQKFKDTNPYVNKVMDWKMKYDESDNAVLRASKLLTDKVSDVIGGLFQKTELSETLTEICKLDPNFSKIQFLKDCETDFIPNILEAMIRGDLEILKDWCHEGPYNIIAQPHKEIKKLGHYSDSKILDIDNVDLMMGKMMEQGPVLIISFQSQQIMCIRNSKNEVVEGDPQKVMRVNYIWVMCRDPTELNPKAAWRLLDLSATSSEQLV